Proteins encoded by one window of Polyangiaceae bacterium:
- a CDS encoding purine-binding chemotaxis protein CheW has protein sequence MQEAIAALDHTEMDDDGQKYLTFTIGDVTYGFHISRVTEIIGLQRITVVPDVPRYVKGVINLRGKVIPLVDVRARVNLPEIDYHDRTCIIVVEVGGKSVGLVVDAVSEVLAIDESQIEPPPDFRAGKTAQYISGMAKVEDSVKVLLDADKLLDMDDLDTTGRRASA, from the coding sequence ATGCAAGAAGCTATAGCTGCTCTGGACCACACGGAAATGGACGACGACGGTCAGAAGTACCTGACCTTCACCATCGGCGACGTGACGTACGGCTTTCATATTAGCCGCGTCACCGAGATCATCGGGCTGCAACGTATCACCGTCGTGCCGGATGTGCCTCGCTACGTCAAAGGCGTGATCAACTTGCGTGGCAAGGTGATTCCCCTGGTGGACGTGCGAGCTCGAGTGAACCTTCCGGAGATCGACTACCACGACCGCACCTGCATCATCGTGGTCGAAGTCGGCGGGAAGAGCGTCGGCCTCGTGGTGGATGCGGTCTCTGAGGTGCTCGCCATCGACGAGTCTCAGATCGAGCCGCCGCCAGATTTCCGCGCGGGAAAAACTGCGCAATACATCTCGGGCATGGCCAAGGTGGAGGACTCCGTAAAGGTCCTGCTCGATGCAGACAAACTGTTGGATATGGACGACCTCGACACCACGGGGCGTAGGGCGTCAGCGTGA
- a CDS encoding PAS domain S-box protein: protein MTKQTDTGTDCQELQARYDALVKESAEHAAKLQALDKVQAIIEFELDGTIITANQNFLATLGYTQEEVKGRHHRMFVDPSYAASPDYSSFWEALRRGEFKSAEFRRIGKAGNDVFIQASYNPIFDAAGKPYKVVKFAVDVTKEVQQRRESAKVKSIVDNMPRPVMMIDPKTAEVTYANQASKDLLKGVAQYLPIDPNNIIGTCIDVFHKVPGRIRAIVEDPNKLPHNARIAIGPEFADLNVFATYDNDGKFAGAALAWELITDRVRLEEHEKAAKLAVAQVQAALAELAQGNWNVSITDTFEGDLEEMKGNVNNIASVLQSFLHEIGTLLSAAKDGQLSVRASADGFSGSYHEMIVGVNQMVDALMSPMNALQRSLGALADGNLTLYVTEQYRGDHAALKEALNNSLNGLNNLLSQVSDSSNMISRSSTEVAASAQGLSQGASEQAATVEEISSQITQITEQTRQNAENATQANALARAARDGAQEGDKQMTQMVEAMGGIEEASNNISKIIKVIDEIAFQTNLLALNAAVEAARAGVHGRGFAVVAEEVRNLAARSASAAKETTELIEGSIKKVSSGTVIANQTAGALAAIVRDVGKVSDLVAEIAAASNEQADAITQANVGLDQINAVTQRNSATAEESAAASQEMLGQVEKMQQMLGEFTLAKANASKGGELPAEITPELLEALKAFMAGGGGFPQVAQKSNGSNGYQGSNGHSNGSNGRSNGSNGRSNGAPSIVLDASEFGKY from the coding sequence ATGACCAAGCAAACGGATACAGGAACGGATTGTCAGGAACTGCAGGCGCGCTACGACGCGCTGGTGAAGGAGAGCGCGGAGCACGCAGCAAAGCTCCAGGCGCTCGACAAGGTGCAAGCGATCATCGAGTTCGAGCTCGACGGCACGATCATCACCGCCAACCAGAACTTCCTCGCGACCCTCGGGTACACCCAGGAAGAGGTCAAGGGCCGCCACCACCGCATGTTCGTCGATCCGAGCTACGCGGCGAGCCCCGACTACTCGAGCTTCTGGGAGGCTCTACGTCGCGGTGAGTTCAAGAGCGCCGAGTTCCGTCGTATCGGCAAGGCTGGCAACGACGTCTTCATTCAGGCTTCCTACAACCCGATCTTTGATGCCGCGGGGAAGCCTTACAAGGTCGTGAAGTTCGCGGTCGACGTCACCAAGGAAGTGCAGCAGCGCCGTGAGTCGGCCAAGGTGAAGTCGATCGTCGACAACATGCCGCGCCCGGTGATGATGATCGACCCCAAGACGGCTGAGGTGACCTACGCGAACCAGGCGTCGAAGGATCTGCTCAAGGGCGTTGCGCAGTACCTACCCATCGATCCCAACAACATCATCGGTACGTGCATCGACGTGTTCCACAAGGTGCCCGGGCGCATCCGCGCCATCGTGGAGGACCCGAACAAGCTGCCCCACAACGCGCGCATCGCCATCGGTCCTGAGTTCGCAGACCTCAACGTGTTCGCGACGTACGACAACGACGGGAAGTTCGCTGGCGCGGCGTTGGCTTGGGAGTTGATTACCGATCGCGTGCGCCTCGAGGAGCACGAGAAGGCTGCCAAGCTGGCAGTTGCCCAGGTGCAAGCCGCCCTCGCCGAGCTTGCGCAGGGCAACTGGAACGTGTCCATCACCGACACCTTCGAGGGCGACCTCGAGGAGATGAAGGGCAACGTCAACAACATCGCGAGCGTGCTGCAGTCGTTCCTCCACGAAATTGGCACCCTGCTCTCCGCGGCCAAGGACGGTCAGCTCTCAGTGCGCGCCTCTGCGGACGGCTTCTCCGGTTCCTATCACGAGATGATCGTGGGGGTGAACCAGATGGTCGATGCGCTGATGTCGCCCATGAACGCCCTCCAGCGTTCCCTTGGGGCGTTGGCCGACGGCAACCTCACGCTGTACGTCACGGAGCAGTACCGTGGGGATCACGCAGCGCTCAAGGAGGCGCTCAACAACAGCCTCAACGGCTTGAACAACCTGCTCTCCCAGGTGTCGGACTCGTCCAACATGATCTCGCGCAGCAGCACCGAGGTTGCGGCTTCGGCACAGGGCCTGTCTCAAGGCGCTAGCGAGCAGGCGGCCACCGTTGAGGAGATCTCCTCGCAGATCACGCAGATCACCGAGCAGACTCGGCAGAACGCCGAGAACGCGACTCAGGCCAACGCCCTGGCGCGTGCTGCTCGAGACGGCGCACAAGAAGGCGACAAGCAGATGACGCAAATGGTCGAGGCCATGGGCGGCATCGAGGAAGCCAGCAACAACATCTCGAAGATCATCAAGGTGATTGACGAGATTGCCTTCCAGACCAACCTGCTCGCCCTGAACGCGGCTGTCGAAGCCGCACGAGCCGGCGTCCACGGTCGAGGCTTCGCGGTCGTCGCGGAAGAAGTTCGGAACCTCGCCGCTCGCAGCGCCAGTGCTGCCAAGGAGACCACGGAGCTCATCGAAGGCTCGATCAAGAAGGTCAGCTCCGGCACCGTGATCGCCAACCAGACTGCTGGTGCCCTCGCCGCCATCGTTCGCGATGTCGGAAAGGTCAGCGACCTGGTCGCCGAAATCGCAGCGGCGAGCAACGAGCAGGCAGATGCCATCACCCAAGCGAACGTCGGCCTCGACCAAATCAACGCGGTGACTCAGCGCAACAGCGCTACCGCGGAGGAGAGCGCCGCCGCGTCTCAGGAGATGCTCGGACAGGTCGAGAAGATGCAGCAGATGCTGGGCGAGTTCACCCTGGCCAAGGCTAATGCCTCCAAGGGCGGCGAGCTACCCGCGGAGATCACTCCCGAGCTGCTCGAGGCGCTGAAGGCCTTCATGGCTGGTGGTGGTGGCTTCCCCCAGGTGGCGCAGAAGTCCAACGGGTCAAACGGCTACCAGGGCAGCAACGGTCACTCGAACGGCAGCAACGGTCGCTCGAATGGCAGCAACGGTCGCTCGAATGGCGCCCCCTCCATCGTCCTCGACGCGAGCGAGTTCGGTAAGTACTGA
- a CDS encoding protein-glutamate O-methyltransferase CheR: MEAELSVGGPDLAVPEFRFLQSFIHKNFGISLADHKRGMLASRLRKVLDKHRLVSFKDYIDTCLQRPSPDVLEELMNVVSTNHTYFNREPAHYDFFTRVLPELSQRAERRAKRKELRGWCAAASYGHEPYTLAMLLREHFGAGYREWDAGLLATDISAQALAVADKGEYPDEQVDAMPAHLRERYLQRTGPDLWKVKPELKKDVLFRRFNLMNPIPFKRPFDYVFIRNVMIYFDTETRVELVKRIAQYIHPGGYLVVGLSESLPRGIPGIQSVSSGVYQRR, translated from the coding sequence ATGGAAGCTGAACTGAGCGTAGGAGGACCGGATCTCGCTGTACCCGAGTTTCGATTCCTTCAGAGTTTCATCCACAAGAACTTCGGCATCTCGCTGGCGGACCACAAGCGCGGCATGCTCGCGAGCCGCCTGAGGAAGGTGCTCGACAAGCATCGGCTCGTTTCATTCAAAGACTACATCGACACATGCCTTCAACGCCCATCCCCGGATGTGCTCGAGGAGTTGATGAATGTCGTCTCCACGAACCACACCTACTTCAACCGCGAGCCGGCGCATTACGACTTCTTCACCCGGGTGCTACCCGAGCTCAGTCAGCGCGCGGAGCGGAGAGCGAAGCGCAAGGAGCTTCGGGGCTGGTGCGCTGCGGCTTCGTACGGGCACGAGCCTTACACGCTCGCCATGCTGCTGCGGGAGCACTTCGGTGCTGGCTACCGTGAGTGGGACGCTGGTCTGCTGGCCACGGACATTTCCGCCCAGGCGCTGGCTGTGGCCGACAAGGGTGAGTACCCCGACGAACAAGTCGATGCGATGCCTGCCCACCTGAGAGAGCGCTATCTCCAGCGGACGGGGCCAGACCTCTGGAAGGTAAAGCCGGAGCTCAAGAAGGATGTGTTGTTCAGGCGCTTCAACCTGATGAACCCCATCCCGTTCAAGCGTCCCTTCGACTACGTGTTCATTCGCAACGTGATGATTTATTTCGATACAGAAACACGCGTGGAGCTGGTGAAGCGGATTGCGCAGTACATCCACCCTGGTGGCTACCTGGTCGTCGGGTTGTCGGAGTCATTGCCGCGCGGCATCCCGGGCATCCAGAGCGTTTCTTCAGGCGTGTATCAACGGAGGTAA
- a CDS encoding chemotaxis response regulator protein-glutamate methylesterase, translating to MSKIRVLVVDDSALIRQLLTKGLAMDPAIEVVGTANDPYVARDLIVQLNPDVLTLDVEMPRMTGVEFLKRLMPQHPMPVVMVSSLTSRSAETTMEALSAGAVDFVLKPAANVHNGVELLLTELIAKIKAASRVSVSHLKRDGNAVRQVVAAKATSPMVASTDKILAIGASTGGTEAVRDVLLGLPIDGPGVVVVQHMPPVFTKMYAERLDRECPLSVKEAVDGDRVIAGRVLLAPGGVHFRVVRSGGHYVARVGGTDPETRHCPSVDVMFESVAKHAGKHAVGVILTGMGQDGATGMLAMHKAGAHTIAQDEETCVVYGMPKVAVEMGGVTESKPLQKVAAAAIAALSTGEKDVRKVSNG from the coding sequence GTGAGCAAGATTAGAGTGCTAGTGGTCGACGACTCGGCGCTGATTCGTCAGCTGCTCACCAAGGGCCTGGCCATGGACCCGGCGATTGAGGTGGTGGGCACGGCGAACGATCCATACGTCGCCCGTGATTTGATCGTGCAGTTGAACCCCGACGTGCTGACGCTCGACGTGGAAATGCCGCGCATGACTGGTGTCGAGTTTCTCAAGCGGCTGATGCCCCAGCACCCGATGCCGGTCGTGATGGTGAGCTCCCTCACCAGCCGCTCGGCGGAGACCACCATGGAGGCGCTCAGCGCCGGTGCGGTCGACTTCGTGCTGAAGCCCGCAGCAAACGTGCACAACGGGGTGGAGCTGTTGCTGACTGAGCTGATCGCCAAGATCAAGGCGGCGTCCCGGGTTTCCGTGAGTCACCTCAAGCGAGACGGCAACGCTGTGCGCCAGGTTGTTGCGGCGAAAGCCACCTCCCCAATGGTGGCTTCGACCGACAAGATCCTCGCGATTGGTGCTTCCACTGGTGGCACCGAGGCGGTGAGAGACGTGCTGTTGGGCTTGCCGATCGACGGCCCTGGGGTGGTGGTCGTCCAGCACATGCCTCCCGTCTTCACCAAGATGTACGCAGAGCGTCTGGACCGCGAATGCCCGCTGAGTGTGAAGGAGGCCGTGGACGGCGATCGCGTGATCGCCGGTCGTGTGCTCCTGGCGCCCGGTGGCGTGCACTTCCGCGTCGTCCGCAGCGGCGGCCACTATGTGGCACGTGTGGGTGGGACGGATCCTGAAACGCGACACTGTCCTTCGGTCGACGTGATGTTCGAGTCCGTCGCCAAGCACGCGGGCAAGCACGCGGTGGGGGTGATCCTTACGGGTATGGGTCAGGACGGCGCAACGGGCATGTTGGCCATGCACAAAGCGGGGGCGCACACCATCGCTCAAGATGAAGAGACATGTGTTGTTTATGGAATGCCGAAAGTAGCCGTTGAGATGGGTGGAGTGACCGAGAGCAAGCCACTCCAGAAGGTCGCAGCCGCGGCTATTGCCGCACTTTCGACAGGGGAAAAAGATGTTCGGAAGGTATCTAATGGATGA
- a CDS encoding chemotaxis protein CheD — MGAVQVIQSHQVVVRVGELRLAQSGEVIVTYGLGSGVALVLYDPTLRIGGVLHAMLSGPSNGPTEAPAKFVDAGADALLKELYAAGASRTRLLAAVAGGATPTGGFMQTGTKNLNVLKKVLWKHGITQKGADVGGKSVRALTLDCMTGRCESSTRDARTVLLP, encoded by the coding sequence GTGGGCGCAGTACAAGTTATCCAGTCGCATCAAGTCGTCGTTCGGGTGGGAGAGCTACGTCTCGCGCAGTCCGGCGAAGTGATCGTCACCTATGGCTTGGGTAGCGGAGTCGCTTTGGTGCTGTATGACCCCACGCTACGCATCGGTGGTGTTCTACACGCCATGCTGTCGGGCCCGAGCAATGGGCCCACCGAGGCACCTGCCAAGTTCGTCGACGCCGGTGCAGACGCGCTCTTGAAGGAACTCTACGCTGCAGGTGCTTCGCGGACACGTCTGCTCGCCGCAGTCGCCGGTGGAGCGACACCCACGGGTGGGTTCATGCAAACCGGTACGAAGAACCTCAACGTCCTGAAGAAGGTGCTGTGGAAGCACGGCATCACCCAGAAGGGCGCGGACGTTGGGGGCAAGTCGGTGCGCGCGCTCACGTTGGACTGCATGACGGGTCGCTGCGAGAGCAGCACGCGAGACGCGCGGACCGTGCTCCTACCCTGA
- a CDS encoding gliding-motility protein MglA, producing the protein MSFINYMAREINCKIVYYGPGLCGKTTNLQYIYERTNPDAKGKMISLATETERTLFFDFLPLSLGEIRGFKTRFHLYTVPGQVFYDASRKLILKGVDGVIFVADSQIERLEANQESVDNLRTNLAEQGYSLEKIPYVIQYNKRDLPNAVEVEELRSLINPMNVPDFEAQARTGQGVFDTLKAVSKLVLTELKRGG; encoded by the coding sequence ATGAGCTTCATCAACTACATGGCCCGGGAGATCAACTGCAAGATCGTCTACTACGGGCCAGGTCTCTGCGGAAAGACGACCAACCTTCAATACATCTACGAGCGCACCAACCCGGACGCGAAGGGCAAGATGATCAGCCTCGCGACGGAGACGGAGCGTACGTTGTTCTTCGACTTCCTTCCGCTGTCGCTGGGTGAGATTCGCGGCTTCAAGACGCGCTTCCACCTCTACACGGTGCCGGGTCAGGTGTTCTACGACGCGAGTCGTAAGCTGATCCTGAAAGGCGTCGACGGCGTCATCTTCGTCGCGGACTCTCAGATCGAGCGCCTCGAGGCAAACCAGGAGAGCGTGGACAACCTACGCACGAACCTGGCGGAGCAAGGTTACTCCCTCGAGAAGATCCCGTACGTGATCCAGTACAACAAGCGGGACCTACCCAACGCCGTAGAAGTCGAAGAGCTGCGCTCGCTGATCAACCCGATGAACGTGCCCGATTTCGAGGCTCAGGCGAGGACCGGACAAGGCGTGTTCGACACGCTGAAGGCCGTCTCCAAGCTCGTGCTCACCGAGCTCAAGCGCGGCGGCTGA
- a CDS encoding roadblock/LC7 domain-containing protein: MVNPQMVMYEEEFNQIQTVVDRLVREANAKVVFIVDKNGQLIAASGEVDNIDTTSLASLTAGNIAATGGIAKLLRENEFATQFHEGENANIHIQLVGNRVILVVIFDSKSSLGLVRLRVRKASDELNRIFEALLSKVQEPGGDSPFAEITDEDIDNLFND, encoded by the coding sequence ATGGTCAACCCTCAGATGGTGATGTACGAGGAGGAGTTCAACCAGATCCAGACGGTAGTGGACCGTCTGGTTCGGGAAGCGAACGCCAAGGTCGTCTTCATCGTCGACAAGAATGGTCAGCTCATCGCGGCAAGCGGCGAGGTCGACAACATCGACACGACGTCCCTGGCGTCACTCACCGCGGGCAACATCGCCGCAACGGGTGGCATCGCCAAACTGCTTAGGGAGAACGAGTTCGCCACTCAGTTCCATGAGGGTGAGAACGCGAACATCCACATCCAGCTGGTTGGCAATCGCGTCATCCTGGTCGTGATCTTCGACTCCAAGTCGAGCTTGGGTCTGGTCCGACTACGCGTGCGCAAAGCAAGCGACGAGCTCAATCGGATCTTCGAAGCGCTCTTGAGCAAGGTTCAAGAGCCGGGTGGGGACTCGCCCTTCGCGGAGATCACCGACGAAGACATCGACAACCTGTTCAACGACTGA
- a CDS encoding DUF3857 domain-containing protein: MKDRQLPNDACPGHRRRNPQRIALTVSTLALALLSGGTARAEWFHPDLERASAEVESAKGAEGYAALRRVWATWDRANPDQVEQVLRLASENSKLTPSTRAYAAMLAAYARGRRGDLTANRKQLRDLGFVDRWLVVGPFDNEGKAGLAQAFQPETEFASAIVLGRAYSGKERPVRWREAPNVFSYGFVDLGSLVRPEQKACGYLTSFVKSKAGKPKQISAWVGASGAFKLFWNGNQVLEDTAYRGHDAERFATRVKLEAGFNNLTIKVCGEASAPAATVRLADAAGKPDADLEFSNSVEHSKLAVKNAAKKVEVVAPSGPLGAVQAFEKTISSKKPSAAALYAYADYLVETGGDDPKEHWARDYALRAAEQEPSVKRLLLAGDLSEDRNKYAAWVKKAEALAKPDDVEVLLARARLARSSPAWRDAIPYYDKVLALDPDNLEGLEGRIELYNEAGLKRTALEALERAVEKSPESVTLLNMYASQLRALGRATEAEEVESRYAARRFDDRSYLGQKVDLAVTRRNTRAAQHWTSRLLEADGDSLWAYAVSAQTQRMLGQPQRAVAEYKRALDLTPEDVGTMRALADLHAETGNREEQLALLRQILQIRPQEQDVREYVEHIEPPKPRSDEAYAWASKRFLKDRLARPKGQNKRTLVDLTVTTVYDNGLSSQFRQVVFQPLTDSAAATSRQFGFAYQADSQRVQLRGAKVYRADGSVDEAIESGEAAADDPSIAMYTSSRSYYVQFPRLEPGDVVELKYRIDDVTPVNEFSDYFGAVEYLQSSEPIGHAEYVLIAPKKRKLYIDTVRLPGLKKTQEAKGDQQIYRFSMEKVPAIVPEPAMPPWPEVLGFVHVSTFKDYKAMGTWYWGLAKDQFDLDDETRKLVHDITKGKTTTLDKVKAVYGWVIENTRYVALEFGIYGFKPRRCVQTVARGWGDCKDKATVIVSMLKELGINSTIVILRTGLRGDFASQVASLAPFDHAIAYVPELDLYLDGTAEFTGSTELPAMDLGALGLLVNQGDSKLVHLPQIDPKSAVDTRDITAVVDADGSAKLELAYETKGTGASSWRRRYHAEATRRARVQRDLGQEFPGIEIDEGKAGIVAGDLEDVEQPVSMKIKGKAPSFARVEGKRLSMAVTSNYRLTPSFASLSSRKLDVPLPALGTSKNTFSVKLPAGMKVVALPSAKSGKSKFGSFELQVSQVGGEVKVTSTLVIDVARVKSSEYAEWKKFCTEVDSAFAQRLVVEK, from the coding sequence GTGAAGGATCGCCAACTGCCGAACGACGCGTGTCCGGGACACCGTCGCCGAAACCCCCAACGCATCGCACTCACGGTCAGCACCCTGGCCCTCGCGCTTCTAAGCGGCGGCACTGCGCGGGCGGAGTGGTTTCATCCGGACCTCGAGCGCGCGTCGGCGGAGGTGGAAAGCGCAAAGGGCGCCGAAGGGTACGCTGCCCTGCGTCGGGTTTGGGCGACTTGGGATCGCGCCAATCCGGACCAGGTCGAGCAGGTGCTCCGCTTGGCTAGTGAGAACTCAAAGCTCACGCCTTCGACGCGCGCCTACGCTGCCATGTTGGCTGCCTACGCCCGCGGACGTCGTGGCGATCTGACCGCAAATCGCAAGCAACTTCGCGACCTCGGCTTCGTGGACCGCTGGTTGGTCGTGGGACCTTTCGACAACGAGGGCAAGGCGGGTCTCGCTCAAGCTTTCCAGCCGGAAACAGAATTTGCCTCGGCGATCGTGCTGGGCCGCGCGTACAGCGGAAAGGAGCGACCCGTACGCTGGCGGGAGGCACCGAACGTGTTCTCGTACGGGTTCGTGGATTTGGGCTCGTTGGTACGCCCCGAGCAGAAGGCTTGCGGCTACCTCACGAGCTTCGTGAAGAGCAAGGCAGGCAAGCCGAAGCAGATCTCCGCCTGGGTTGGCGCCAGTGGCGCGTTCAAGCTGTTCTGGAATGGCAACCAAGTGCTCGAAGACACCGCCTATCGCGGCCACGACGCCGAGCGTTTTGCCACCCGGGTGAAGCTGGAGGCGGGCTTCAACAACCTCACCATCAAGGTGTGCGGTGAGGCGAGCGCCCCAGCAGCCACGGTGCGCCTCGCGGATGCGGCGGGGAAGCCGGATGCAGACCTGGAGTTCTCGAACTCGGTTGAGCACAGCAAGCTCGCGGTGAAGAACGCCGCCAAGAAGGTGGAGGTCGTCGCACCCAGCGGTCCGCTAGGTGCGGTGCAAGCCTTCGAGAAGACGATCAGTAGCAAAAAGCCTTCGGCAGCGGCGTTGTACGCCTACGCTGATTACCTCGTGGAAACGGGCGGCGACGACCCAAAGGAGCACTGGGCAAGGGACTACGCTCTCCGCGCGGCTGAGCAGGAGCCCAGCGTCAAGCGACTGCTTCTGGCGGGCGACTTGTCGGAGGACCGAAACAAATACGCAGCCTGGGTGAAGAAGGCGGAAGCGCTCGCGAAGCCCGACGACGTCGAGGTGCTGCTGGCGCGGGCGCGCCTCGCGCGGAGCAGCCCCGCTTGGCGTGACGCGATTCCTTACTACGACAAGGTTCTCGCCCTCGACCCAGACAATCTGGAGGGCCTCGAAGGCCGCATCGAACTCTACAACGAAGCGGGCTTGAAGCGCACTGCGCTAGAGGCGCTCGAGCGCGCCGTCGAGAAGAGCCCGGAGTCGGTGACCTTGCTGAACATGTATGCTTCCCAGCTGCGTGCTCTCGGACGCGCGACGGAAGCCGAGGAAGTGGAGAGCCGCTACGCGGCGCGGCGCTTCGATGACCGAAGCTACCTTGGACAAAAGGTGGACCTCGCCGTTACGCGGCGGAACACCCGCGCAGCCCAGCACTGGACATCCCGCTTGCTCGAGGCGGATGGAGACAGCCTCTGGGCATATGCCGTGAGCGCCCAGACCCAGCGCATGCTCGGGCAGCCCCAGCGCGCTGTCGCCGAATACAAGCGAGCCCTCGATCTGACGCCTGAAGACGTAGGCACCATGCGCGCCCTCGCGGACCTCCACGCGGAGACCGGTAACCGCGAGGAGCAGCTCGCGCTCTTGCGGCAAATCCTGCAGATCCGCCCGCAAGAGCAGGACGTGCGCGAATACGTCGAGCACATCGAGCCCCCCAAACCTCGTTCCGACGAGGCCTATGCGTGGGCCTCCAAGCGTTTCCTCAAGGATCGGCTCGCGCGTCCCAAGGGACAGAACAAGCGCACCCTCGTCGACCTGACAGTGACCACGGTCTACGACAACGGTCTCAGCAGTCAGTTCCGACAGGTGGTGTTCCAACCCCTCACGGACTCAGCGGCCGCTACCTCGCGGCAATTCGGCTTTGCCTACCAAGCTGACAGTCAGCGGGTGCAGCTCCGAGGTGCGAAGGTGTACCGCGCTGATGGCAGCGTAGATGAGGCGATCGAGAGCGGCGAAGCCGCCGCGGACGATCCCAGCATCGCGATGTACACCTCATCGCGCAGCTACTACGTGCAGTTCCCGCGCCTCGAGCCTGGGGACGTGGTCGAGCTGAAGTACCGCATCGACGATGTCACGCCGGTGAACGAGTTCTCGGACTACTTCGGCGCGGTCGAGTACCTGCAGTCGAGCGAGCCCATTGGTCACGCGGAGTACGTGCTGATCGCCCCGAAGAAGCGCAAGCTGTACATCGACACGGTGCGCCTGCCGGGCTTGAAAAAGACCCAAGAGGCCAAGGGCGACCAGCAGATCTACCGCTTCTCCATGGAGAAGGTGCCGGCCATCGTGCCTGAGCCGGCGATGCCGCCGTGGCCTGAAGTCCTCGGCTTCGTCCACGTGTCGACGTTCAAGGACTACAAAGCCATGGGCACCTGGTACTGGGGCCTCGCCAAAGACCAGTTCGATCTGGATGACGAGACGCGCAAGCTCGTTCACGACATCACCAAGGGCAAGACCACGACCCTCGACAAGGTGAAGGCCGTCTACGGCTGGGTGATCGAGAACACGCGCTACGTCGCGCTGGAGTTCGGCATCTACGGCTTCAAGCCTCGCCGCTGTGTGCAGACGGTTGCCCGCGGCTGGGGCGACTGCAAGGACAAGGCGACAGTCATTGTTTCCATGTTGAAAGAGTTGGGCATCAACTCCACGATCGTGATCTTGCGTACCGGCCTACGTGGCGACTTCGCTTCCCAGGTCGCAAGCCTCGCGCCGTTCGACCACGCCATCGCCTACGTGCCGGAGCTCGATCTCTACTTGGATGGCACCGCTGAGTTCACCGGGAGCACTGAGCTGCCAGCGATGGACCTGGGAGCCCTCGGTCTGTTGGTCAATCAAGGGGACAGCAAGCTGGTTCACCTGCCGCAGATCGACCCCAAGTCTGCCGTCGATACCCGCGACATCACGGCTGTGGTGGACGCTGACGGCTCGGCCAAGCTCGAGCTGGCGTATGAGACCAAGGGCACCGGCGCCTCCTCTTGGCGTCGGCGTTACCACGCGGAAGCAACGCGTCGCGCGCGAGTACAGCGCGACCTGGGTCAGGAGTTCCCTGGCATCGAAATCGACGAGGGCAAGGCTGGAATCGTCGCGGGAGACCTCGAGGACGTCGAGCAACCCGTCAGCATGAAAATCAAGGGCAAGGCGCCGAGCTTTGCTCGGGTTGAGGGCAAGCGGCTGAGCATGGCGGTCACGAGCAACTACCGCCTCACTCCTAGCTTCGCCTCACTGTCGTCGCGCAAGCTCGATGTTCCTCTTCCCGCGCTCGGCACCAGCAAGAACACCTTCAGCGTCAAGTTGCCGGCTGGCATGAAGGTGGTGGCGCTGCCCAGCGCCAAGAGCGGGAAGTCCAAGTTCGGCAGCTTCGAGCTCCAGGTGAGCCAGGTCGGCGGTGAGGTGAAGGTGACGAGCACCCTGGTGATCGACGTCGCCCGGGTGAAGAGCAGCGAGTACGCAGAGTGGAAGAAGTTCTGTACCGAAGTAGACAGCGCCTTCGCGCAACGATTGGTGGTGGAGAAATGA
- a CDS encoding tetratricopeptide repeat protein, translating to MGVRAVALACLLVGTGFASSSLAQGTAKKDAKADSGEVKRDPDGVKGISPFWEAVNRGNSAYIARDFDGAIAAFREAITKEPQNALGHYRMAEAQRGKGDLPAAEASLADALRYSGNDPRLRAKVQFLIADTKERAKAYDDAIAKWTDYEGAAAKPESKAYAETGPERKKRIETWKQLVKDYSAVKTRIAKRLAEETK from the coding sequence ATGGGAGTTCGAGCCGTGGCCCTCGCCTGCCTATTGGTCGGCACTGGCTTCGCGAGCTCGAGTCTGGCGCAAGGCACCGCAAAGAAGGACGCAAAGGCGGACTCTGGCGAGGTCAAGCGCGACCCCGACGGTGTGAAGGGCATCAGCCCCTTCTGGGAAGCGGTGAATCGCGGAAACAGCGCCTACATCGCGCGCGACTTCGACGGAGCGATCGCGGCTTTCCGTGAGGCCATCACCAAGGAACCGCAGAACGCCTTGGGGCATTACCGCATGGCAGAGGCGCAGCGCGGTAAAGGTGACCTGCCAGCTGCCGAGGCGTCGCTGGCAGACGCCTTGCGCTACTCGGGCAATGACCCCCGCCTTCGCGCCAAGGTGCAGTTTCTGATCGCTGACACCAAGGAGCGAGCGAAGGCTTACGACGACGCGATCGCGAAGTGGACCGACTACGAGGGCGCCGCAGCGAAGCCAGAGTCCAAAGCCTACGCGGAGACCGGCCCCGAGCGTAAGAAGCGCATCGAAACTTGGAAGCAACTCGTCAAAGACTACAGCGCCGTGAAGACTCGCATCGCGAAGCGCCTGGCCGAAGAGACCAAGTAG